GTTTTTACTGTTGAAAGATGAACAGGGAAGTTTTGTTTTTAAACGTGATCGATGACTTGATTGAAAATTCTCTTGTGAACTGGACTTTTGTCTTGATTTCCCTCCAGCATTTATTTGTGAAGGGACCGGAAAAAACAAATTACATTTGGACTAATGTAGTTATGTTTTGGCTGCTAACTACTGAGAAGGCATGGGGATTATTTCAGGGGAGCGGCCCACGCCTTTTTGGACTAGCCATTCACAACCGATGAAGAAAGTCTAGCTGGTGTACAGTCATTGATCTAGATTCTAGAGACATAGAATGAGAGCCACTTTAAAGAATGGAATTTTTTGTCTTGTATCAAAGTGATACAAGCTTATGCTTTTGGGCAAGATTTTTACTTGCTAACGAAACATGTACTAAAGACGAAAAAGCAACAGATAGCATTTTGGCCTCTGTCTtactttttatacattttagaatccaTATCTCTTTAAGGTGGCTCACAATGTTCCTTTCAACTCTTGTGTATATTAAAGAAAATGAGTTGAAATCCATTTAGCCGTTTGGTCACTTGTGTTTTTTCACTAGGTAAACTGAGAACCATGGCAAATGCACactgtttatttggatccccattttgtttttgcagaagcagcagctactcttcctggggtctacaaaactgatagacaaggacagtcgcaacaatgtacactgctcaaaaaataaagggaacactaaaataacacatcctagatctgaatgaatgaaatattcttattaaatacttttttctttacatagttgaatgtgctgacaacaaaatcacgcaaaaattatcaatggaaatcaaatttatcaacccatggaggtctggatttggagtcacactcaaaattaaagtggaaaaccacactacaggctgatccaactttgatgtaatgtccttaaaacaagtcaaaatgaggctcagtagtgtgtgtgtggcctccacgtgcctgtatgacctccctacaatgcctgggcatgctcctgatgaggtggcgggtggtctcctgagggatctcctcccagacctggactaaagcatccgccaactcctggacagtctgtggtgcaacgtggcattggtggatggagcgggacatgatgtcccagatgtgctcaattggattcaggtctggggaacgggcgggccagtccatagcatcaatgccttcctcttgcaggaactgctgacacactccagccacatgaggtctagcattgtcttgcattaggaggaacccagggccaaccgcaccagcatatggtctcacaaggggtctgaggatctcatctcggtacctaatggcagtcaggctacctctggcgagcacatggagggctgtgcggccccccaaagaaatgccaccccacaccatgactgacccaccgccaaaccggtcatgctggaggatgttgcaggcagcagaacgttctccacggcgtctccagactgtcacgtctgtcacatgtgctcagtgtgaacctgcctTCATCAGTGATGAGCAcaaggcgccagtggcgaatttgccaatcttggtgttctctggcaaatgccaaacgtcctgcacggtgttgggctgtaagcacaacccccacctgtggacgttgggccctcatggattctgtttctgaccgtttgagcagacacatgcacatttgggGCCTGCTGGAgttcattttgcagggctctggcagtgctcctcctgctcttccttgcacaaaggctgaggtagcggtcctgctgctgggttgttgccctcctacggcctcctccacgtctcctgatgtactggcctgtctcctggtaccgtctccatgctctggacactacgctgacagacacagcaaaccttcttgccacagctcgcattgatttccatcctggatgagctgcactacctgagccacttgtgtgggttgtagactccgtctcatgctaccactagagtgaaagcaccgccagcattcaaaagtgaccaaaacatcagccaggaagcataggaactgagaagtggtctgtggttatcatctgcagaaccactcctttattggggttgtcttgctaattgcctataatttccatctgttgtctattccatttgcacaacagcatgtgaaatgtattgtcaatcagtgttgcttcctaagtggacagtttgatttcacagaagtgtgattgacttggagttacattgtgttgtttaagtgttccctttatttttttgagcagtgtataatgtataataccagtggtggaagaagtacataattgtcatacttgagtaaaagtaaagataccttaatagaaactGACTCAAGTAAAGTGAAGGTCACCCAGTAAactaatacttgagtaaaagtatggGTAAAAAGTATAAATGCCAAATTCCTTTATATTAAGCagaccagacagcaccattttcttgttttttaaatgtcaggggcacactccaacactcagacaattTAGAAATTAAGCATTTGTTTAGTGAGTAGGTCAGATCATCGGCATTAGGGGTGACTAGagttgttctcttgataagtgtgagaAATTGacaattttctgtcctgctaagcattcaaaatgtaacatgtACTTTTGGATGTTGAgataaatgtatggagtaaaaagtacattattttctttatgaatgtagtgaagtaaaagtagtcaatatgaatagtgaagtacagatacccacaactacttaagtactttacaccactgtaaaaTACGATATACAAACAGTATAAAGTTTGACTAATCAAATGTACTATGCTTTATTTATACTATTGTCAATCGTTGTCCAATCTGCTGTCCAAGGTCCTGATTTCGGACCTCCTCCTGGTTGATTCTACAATCGGCGTGGCAAGATGGTCGACTGACCGCTCTAACAATTTCTCAAAGGCGAAAGGCATGCGGCAGGCGAGATCAGATGGGAatattctagccaatgagagagcAGATACCCGTAAGAACTGGCACAACCGATAGAAAAATCGTCGCAATGTCACGTGCAGGACATCAGTACACTCTTAATAATTTAAGTATTATGAAActtatatttgatcaaataagcctcacctATCAAAATAGCAATTCACTTGTATCTTCACTAGATTCGACACTCATTGCTGCCCCCCCCGCCCCACTTGGTCTGCTTAAACGCTTATTTTCACGCAGACAGATTTTGGGCGGAGTCGAGACTCGCTTCGCCTCCGGTTCACCAACTTCAGCTCCCCCTTCATTTTCTCTTAGAAGTGTAGAGATTTATCCGACAGCCAATCATGTACTTCTCACAGCGTGACACGGGCAGGGGGAGACGACTACGGAATCCATTTGGGACAAGACCATAGAGAAGGATAGAGGCCTCTAGtagcacaaaaaaatatattaggATGGGaagcgccattgagggcttccaccattgtAATgaagtcaactgggtgggacttccaacttcattgaATGATCCCGACTGGTTACTCTGTTAGCGTCATGTCCAACCGGACGGATCAGCCAATCACGAAGAAGAAAATGTATTACTTCAAAATTGAGATTGACAGCATCGGCAGGGCAGGCAGACGCAAAATGGCACAGATGAGTCATCTATCTAGCTTTATGGACGAGACAATAGTTGCAAGTTCAAAGAGTAATTTGCATGGTTTGAGTCGAGTTTTCTGAGAAAATGGTATCGGCGGCGTTTAAAGAAACCCAATCTCTCTTTACTCCAGTGACGGTTTATTCTCTGCTGGCCTGCGCCACTCAGTTCGTCGTGGGATACATCCTCGCGCAGATATGGGGAAGAAAATGCTCTGGACCTGATAGATGGGTGCTCGTGTGGCTTTTCTACGACGCAATTGTTCACATTACTTTGGTGAGTGTGTGATGTGAGTGAGAAGGTGTTGTCAACATAGAAAGTTAATTTGCAGCTCTTATTTGACTCTTTCTACTGTTTGTTCTTACAGGAAGGACCTTTTGTTTACATGTCACTTGTTGGAACCGTGGCAACTTCAGACAATATTTTTGCTGAACTTTGTAAGTAGGCTACCTTGACTGCAATAAAAAACAAATGGATTAAACAAAATGATTTATAGTACTGTGTattgaacttttttttttatcatgcaAAATATAAATTATTACCAATGGTGCGTGTGTTTGAGATGTGCTTTGGAGCCTGGTTGTGGTGAGACATCTAGTGGATATAGTATTAAAATGCTCACATTAAACTGAATAATATACAGGAATGGAATATCAATCACGGTTAATGCTGGAGTAGAACAAAAACGTGCACCCTCTGGCCCTGGGGTCCCCCAGGAATATATTGAGATACTGCTCTAACAGATATTCTGTCCATGTAGGGAAGGAGTATGGAAAGGCAGATGAGCGCTGGCTCCACTCTGACCCCACCATCGTCTCCTTGGAGCTGTTGACGGTGGTCCTGGACGGCATCCTGGCGCTGGTACTTGTCTATGCCATCGTCAAGGACAAACACTACAGGTAGGAACACTGGTACTAAATATGCTTCATTGTCAGGCTTTTATCATGCTTTATGCCATTTCTATATTGGTACCATATTTCTTTATAGAGAACACTAATTATATACAGAATTGTCCCATTACACAAACGAGTGTTTACATCCCATTAGACACTATAAGAATGTAAATTGACTTGCTGTCTTCAGCATGTGATGTGTTGAATGACCTATTACCATATACATAGATGTaatgtgcatttggaaagtattcagacccctttttccacattgttacattacagccttattctaaaatcaaatactgttttcccctcaatctacaaactatacccataatgacaaagcaaaaacaggacaaacattttttaaacattttattaaatataaagagataccttatttacgtaaggattttttgctatgagactcaaaattgagctccgtgggcatcctgtttccattgatcatccttgatgtttctacaacttgatcggagtccacctgtggtaaattcaatagattggacatgatttggaaaggcacatacctgtctatgtcccacagttggcagtgcatgtcagagcaaaaaccaagccatgaggtcgaaaggaattgtccgaagagctccgagacaggattgtgtcaagggaccgatctggggaagggtaccaaacattttctgcagcgttgaaggttgccaagaacacagtggcctccatcattcttaaatggaagaagtttggaaccaccaagactcttcctagagctggccgcccatccaaactgagcaatcagggcgAGAATTGCCTTGGTcgtggaggtgaccaagaacccgatggtcactctgacagagctccagagttcctctgtggagatgtgagaaccttccagaaggacaaccatctttgcagcacgcctccaatcaggcctttatggtagagtggccagacggaagccactcctcagtaaatggcacatggagccctcttggagtttgccaaaaggcacccaaaggacagaccatgggaaacaagattctctggtcagatgaaatcaagattgaactctttggcctgaatgccaagcgtcacgtctggaggaaacctcacagtatcatgctgtggggttgttttacAGCGGCGgaaactgggagactagtcaggattgagggaaagatgaacgtagcgaagtacagagagatccttgatgaaaacctgctcaggacctcagactggggtgaaggacTGGGGCAACAGGAcaaccaccctaagcacacagccaagacagcgcaggagaggcttcgagacaagtctctggatTTCCTTGAGaagcccagccagagctcggacttgaacccgatcaagcatctctggagagacctgaaaatagctgtgcagtgacactccccatccaacctgacagatcttgagaggatctgcagagaagaatgggagaaactccccaaaaacaggtgtgccaagcttgtagcatatccaagaagactcgaggctgtaatcgctaccaaagttGCTTTAAAGTACTGAGTATagtgtctaaatacttatgtaaatgtgatatttcaggtatTAACACATGTCAAACCTGCAAAAATTTGAAACTTGTTTTTgctgtgtcattattggatattgtgtgtagattgctgagaaccCCCcccaatttaatccattttaaaatgtggctttaacgtaacaaaatgtggaaaaagtcaaggggtctgaattctttcctaatgcactgtacatgGAAAATATAGCCTGGGCGCAAGTTGGTTATCAACCTAAGTAAACGTGTCATTGTTTGTTTTGAATCTCAATGGTCAATGTGTGTTTTTAGCTTGTTTTGTTGTTGCACAGCCTGGCCTTCCGGGTGAATAGTTCTCCATGTTTGTTTTCAGGCACTTTGTCCAGatcacgttgtgtgtgtgtgagttgtacGGAGGCTGGATGACCTTCTGTCCAGACTGGCTGGCAGgcagccccaacctcaacacaaaCCACTGGCTCTACTTATGGATCTACCTGGTCTTCTTCAATGGGGTGTGGGTGGTGGTACCTGGACTGCTGTTGTGGCAATCATGGCTGTCACTCAAACGACTTCACCCCTCCTACCAAGCCCCGAAGAAGCAGAAATAGACATTATTTTGTATGTACATAGTAGGCATTGGCACGCCCACTACCCAAAAGCCTGGCTTCGCAcaaataatatgccatttagcagacagacATTAGGTTTAGCATGTTTTATTAGTTTATCATTAATATAAATAGTGATGTATCTGCAAACAAAAATATTAGTTTCCCTAGCTCTTTCCCCACATCTCCACAGTGTAATAATACTCTCCAGTCTCCCTTAACATCACAGCAGTTAAATGTGCCTGCTAAGTGTTAAATCTCAACCATGTTGATTGCACAATCAAAATGCCCAAATATGGATCCTGTGCTTAGTTCATAATTGGATTGAGAATCCTGGCTCTTCCACAATcattgttctgttataatctgcatttcaaatggcaccctattccctttatagtgtactactgcTGAGGTACTTTAACATTGTTCTAGtttaaggtagtgcactatatagtcaGTATCTCTGACTTGTCAAGTGTCTCTCACACAGTGATATCTCCACTGACGTGTCTCCTCTCAGCTCTTCTTGATGAGTTTGGCCACAGAGAGGAAGGCTTGCTGGAGCCCCATTCCCTTCAGGCCGCTGCATGCCTGGATCTGCCAGGCTCGGTCTTTGTAGCTGGGCAGCTCCAGCTGGTTGGACACCTCTCTGATGTTCATGGTGTTGGGGAGGTCCTTCTTGTTAGCCAGCACCATCAGAGGTATTCCCTTCATGTTGTCGTCGGACAGAACATTCTTCAGAGCCTTCTGAGAGTCCCCTATACTGGCCCGGTCACTACTGTCCACCACGAACACCATAGCCTTACAGCCCTCCAGGTAGTGTCTAGCTAATGATATTGCAATTTTAGCAAGTCATTAGTTGAGGATAAAAGGTTATTCTATTCCAGTACTCTAGCAACCTGATCATGGGACCGGAGACAGAATGTGCATTTATTTGTTCTAGACTTTAACTgtcacacctgattaaactacactgaacaaaaatataaactcaacatagttttggtcccatgtttcatgagctgaaataaaagatttccatacgcacaaaaagcctcatctcaaattttgtgcacaactgtgtttacatccctgttagtgagtatttcttccttgccaagataatccatccagctgacaggtgtgacatatcaagaagctgattaaacagcatgatcattacacaggtgcaccttgtgctggggacaataaggccactaaaatgtgcagttgtcacatcAAAATTCCACAGATGTCAAGTTGAGGAAGCAtgaaattggcatgctaactgcataaatgcccaccagagctgctgccagagtattgaatattaatttctctaccataagctgcctccaaagtcattttagagaaattgcgtccaactggcctcacaaccgcagaccacgtataaccccgccagcccaggacctccatatccagcttcacctgcgggatcgtctgagaccagccacccagacagaagATGAAACTGTCTGTAATACAGCCCTTTTGTGCAGGGAAAAACATTTTGACTGGcttggcctggctccccagtggattGGCCTATGCCCTCACAGGCCCACACCCCTGcgtagtcatgtgaaatccatagattagggcctatttaattcaattgactgatttactgtgactcagtaaaattaattgtttattttttgttcagtCTAATAACAGGCATTATGATtagtggaatgagatgttcgtaGTACTGGGCTAAAACAGAAATAGAATAGCACAGAACCAACAACTCGCCTCCAGTTGGCCCTCATCTCCCCCTGTCTGCCCACATCCCACACGGTCAAGGCCATTTTCTTGTTCAGATCCAGGGTCACCACGTTGAAGCCCACGGTGGGGGAAGTATCCATCACCAACCCTGTCTTGAACCTGAAGAGCAGGGTGGACTTCCCAGATGAGCCCAGGCCCATCAGAACAACCGTGGGAGTCCTCTTGATTTCCCTCTTGGATAGAAGCAGCCCCATGACAGACACACTTGGCTAGGCAAAGCAGGGTCTGATGTAGAAGGTAAATAGGAAGTACGGCAGTCCCACCTAGGCAGGGGTGTGGGCCTGTGCGTTAAATAGGCCATACTTCCTATTTACCTTCTACATCAGACCCTGCTTTGCCTAGCCAAGTGTGTCTGTCATGGGGCTGCTTCTATCCAAGAGGGACATCAAGAGGACTCCCACGGTTCTGATGGGCCTGGGCTCATCTGGGAAGTCCATCCACAGCTTCTGAACAATGTTGGTTTGTTGGGTCTTCCTCGGTAGTCTCTGATTTACATCAACAAAAGGAGATTCGGTGAAAGCGTCAGGTGTGCTCACTTGCTGCTGCCCTCCGGTGACTAGAGACTCACTCAACGTGAATAAAACTGAGTTTGAGTTTCAGAATATAAACATGGTCACATGAGAACCAGTCTTTTCACATTCTTCTTTTAGAGGCTGTACCAACAGGCTTTCTCAGTTTCTCTATACTCTAATGCATCCTCCCTCATTGCGCAGATCTAGGGTTTGATTGGTGAAAGCAGTGGGGTGATTATTACCGCAAGGGAAGAaagtatgttttttattttaattgggCCTATGTTTTATTATTAAACACCAGAGGGCTGAAAATGGTTATTCTTAACTCCCATTTATTGCGTTAGTAGTTGGCAAGAGAACAATAGACTAGCACCCAGGCTAGGCGCATGTGTCCTAAAATCTTCTCAACCGTGGACTCTGCCCACCGAGTCCGCTGATGACCTAAACCAAGCGCACCTTCTTTCAGCCCATGACGTCAGAGTGTCCATCTGGACCAAAGATTTGGACGGGGCTCGAGCGCAAAACTATCGCTAAACTCAAAGCTGCTGCCTGGTACGTTTGGTATCCTTACATCAGCGACGACAACAACGAAGTGACAGCTTTATTCTGGTAATCGTGCTTTCAAATCATATTTACTTGAGGTAGGTTTATTAATAGTCGAGCTGTTAAATGTGTCTTTCTTGTTTCTTTCCTCAGTTTTCTTGATGATATGGAGCGATGCTTTAGGTACAGTAACCCACAGCTTGCTAGCTATTAGTCAGCGCTGAATCTATCCAGCTAGGTGCTAGGCTAGCTTGCTTTGTAGATAGCCAGATAACGGTAAACAGCAAAGGGAGACTGCCATGGGTGCAGCCTTCAACGTAGTGCATCGCTAGCTTGACCAGTCACTGTTAGGTGACCGTTACCATGTCGCAAGCTAGTTTGCTACCTGGCAAGGTAAGCTAACTACTGTTAGCCAGCTAGGAGGCTAATGGATGCCGCATTTGTTGTGGCTGAGATTCACGATTGTAATCCCAATGGTAAACAGAGTGCATGGCCAGAGATGCGTTGGATCTGCAGTACCGTACTTACGTAGTTAGCTAATGTTACCTAGCTAGTCATCCAATTATTTAACCAACTGTATGAGACAGTTAAAAGATCTGGATGGGAACGTTTGCCAAATAAAGTAGCCATTCCATCTCCATCTGCATGTTGTCTGTATAGCCCaatactatttaaaaaaaattcgaTATCACCGTGAGCATCCAGAGATGGCATTATAAAGTCCTGAAGTCATGTCTAACTTACTGCACAAGCCTTTGAGCAAATATTAACATATTTATGAATACCTTAATTGAAACCAGGGTGCCTCACCACTGAGGTTTAGACTAAGACACAGTGTTTTGTACGTGTCTGTCTTTTGATGGTTGTCTTGTAACAGTGTTAGCGGGGACAGTGGTGGCCTCACAGCCCCTGCTTCTCCCTCCCCTGTGTCCCCCGTCCTCACCCCGACCCCCCCACCGCGGAGAGCCAGAGTGAGGTACCCAGCCATGGTGGATGTGGGGAAGTGGCCCCTCTTCACCCTGCTGGGGGCTCAGGAGGTCTCCCGCATCAGGCAGGCCTGTGTCTTCGGAACCTCGGCCAACGAAGCTATCTACATCACCCAGGACGATGAGGTGAGACTGGGGGTGTCTCGATTGTATAGAATAACTTTATAGTTTTTATGTAGTGCAGAACTCTCTGGAAAGCAGTGGAAATTGTTACTGAGTGGAGTTTCttggttaaataaatataattaCATGTAATGGCATCCTCTCCCTGACTTCTCTTCATCTTTGTCTCTGATCTCCCTGTAGGTGTTTGTGTTTGGGCTGAACTGCAGTAACTGTCTGGGGACAGGAGACAGTCAGAGCACCATGGTCCCTAAGAAACTAGACTTCCTCCGAGGCAAGAAGGTGGTCAGTCTCAGCTATGGCAGTGGACCACACGTCTTACTGGCCACAGAAGGTATGCTGCCCACTTGCCTTACTTGTTTTTACCACCACCAAATGGCAACGTTGGCACGTTACTAGAACTTTACCAAAAGCCAGTATAATTGTCATAGTGCAGCTTACTTAAATAGCTCTGTTATACTTTGGTGCGTTTGTCTCTCAGGGGGAGAGTTGTTTGCCTGGGGGCACAATGGATACAGCCAGCTGGGCAACGGGACCACCAACCAGGGGGTGTCACCCATCCTGGTTTCAACCAACCTGCAGAACAAGAAAATAACACAAGTGGCCTGTGGGTCACATCACTCTCTGGCCCTGACACACGATGGAGAGGTGAGGGGAAATTCTTGTTTAAGTCCTTTTACATGCACTTGTAACCCTGAAATAAGCCCGTTTCAAGATGTCAGtgtctactgctactgctacagtGCTACTGCTAGGTACATAATGTTCAAGAGAATAAAAAGACTGATGAACATGAGTGGACTATTGGTGGAGGTTGTGTGTAGCCTGTCAGTGTGTGGAGTGGACTATGGAACCCTGTCAGGTTCAAGTTTTCTAACCAGGGCTGATCAGTGGTCACTTGTCttggctgtctgtctctttaaGTGGTTTATGTTTGTCCCAGCAGCAGGTTAGGAAGGTATTATCTCAGTTCACTGTGTCCAGGCTGGCTGCATCTAACCCAGGCCCGCTGGCCTGGTCTCACACACGATTGAAGAGCTGATGTAGAAATGACTAATGATTTCCAAAAGTAGCCCTAAATATCTATCTTGGATGTGTTGAAATATGTTACTCAGCACTGTAAAGGGGTAGTTACAACATTACCTAATATCATGGTTACCTAGGATCACTGGTCACGAGGTGTGATTGTGTATAGGGTTGACAGTCGGTGTGTATATGATTCTATCTGCTAGGTGTTTGCGTGGGGTTACAACAACTGTGGCCAGGTGGGTTCAGGTGccacagccaaccagccaaccccCCGCAGGGTGACCAACTGCCTGCAGGGTAAAGTGGTGATGGGCATCGCCTGTGGACAGACCTCCTCCATGGCTGTGCTCGACAATGGGGAGGTGAGAGACCAAGCCCTTGGGAAGGATGGGTTTATATTGTGTAGTTCCCTCCGGTCCAGAGAAAGTCAAAGCAAAATGTTATATAGCAACATGTACATAAAGGAAGATATTGCTGACTACCGTGGcctgtgtgtgttgcaggtgtTTGGCTGGGGATACAATGGGAATGGCCAGCTGGGAGTGGGCAACAACGGTAACCAGCTGACCCCCTGTCGCCTGGCAGCCCTCCAGGGTCTCTGTGTACTACAAGTAAGACTGGACAGTAGTGTACACTACTACcacctgtatgtctctgtctgaatCATCTACTCATGTCTACTTCAAATCAAACTAATACAAAACAGAATTGAGCCCAGAGCCTTGTTGCTGTCCACTCCCACTGTGTAAAACCCTTAAGGACTTGTCTTCCAGATCGCGTCAGGCTACGCCCACTCCCTGGCTCTAACCGACGAGGGCCTGCTGTATGCCTGGGGGGCTAACA
This is a stretch of genomic DNA from Oncorhynchus mykiss isolate Arlee chromosome 7, USDA_OmykA_1.1, whole genome shotgun sequence. It encodes these proteins:
- the ebpl gene encoding emopamil-binding protein-like; translation: MVSAAFKETQSLFTPVTVYSLLACATQFVVGYILAQIWGRKCSGPDRWVLVWLFYDAIVHITLEGPFVYMSLVGTVATSDNIFAELWKEYGKADERWLHSDPTIVSLELLTVVLDGILALVLVYAIVKDKHYRHFVQITLCVCELYGGWMTFCPDWLAGSPNLNTNHWLYLWIYLVFFNGVWVVVPGLLLWQSWLSLKRLHPSYQAPKKQK
- the LOC110527346 gene encoding ADP-ribosylation factor-like protein 11 codes for the protein MGLLLSKREIKRTPTVVLMGLGSSGKSTLLFRFKTGLVMDTSPTVGFNVVTLDLNKKMALTVWDVGRQGEMRANWRHYLEGCKAMVFVVDSSDRASIGDSQKALKNVLSDDNMKGIPLMVLANKKDLPNTMNIREVSNQLELPSYKDRAWQIQACSGLKGMGLQQAFLSVAKLIKKS